The Hyphomonas sediminis genome contains a region encoding:
- a CDS encoding SDR family NAD(P)-dependent oxidoreductase: MSLFSLANRVALVTGASSGLGRHFAHVLSDAGATVVLAARRMDRLEEVAAAIQKKGGNALPVAMDVTSDGSIIAAFESIQEALGRPADVIVNNSGMSREGWFRDMSEDDWNAVIDTNLTGVWRVAKHGANAMVKAGAKGSIINIASITGLHPQAMTTAYCVSKAGVDHMTRQMALEMARYNVRVNAIAPGYFKTEINDEFLDSEQGQMMLRRIAMRRIGNIDELAGPLLLLASDAGSFMTGSTLVVDGGHLLNSL; this comes from the coding sequence ATGAGTTTGTTTAGTCTGGCTAATCGTGTCGCTCTGGTTACCGGTGCGTCAAGCGGTCTGGGGCGCCATTTCGCGCATGTTCTCTCCGATGCGGGCGCTACGGTTGTCCTTGCGGCACGCCGTATGGACCGCCTCGAAGAGGTCGCCGCTGCCATCCAGAAAAAAGGCGGCAACGCGTTGCCCGTCGCCATGGATGTCACCAGCGACGGCAGCATCATCGCCGCTTTCGAGAGCATCCAGGAGGCGCTCGGCCGCCCGGCGGATGTGATCGTCAACAATTCCGGCATGTCCCGAGAGGGCTGGTTCCGCGACATGAGCGAGGACGACTGGAACGCGGTGATCGACACCAATCTCACCGGCGTCTGGCGCGTTGCCAAGCATGGCGCAAACGCCATGGTGAAGGCGGGCGCCAAAGGCTCCATCATCAACATTGCCTCGATCACCGGCCTCCACCCGCAGGCGATGACGACTGCTTACTGTGTTTCGAAAGCCGGGGTGGACCACATGACCCGCCAGATGGCGCTGGAAATGGCGCGCTACAATGTGCGCGTGAACGCCATCGCGCCGGGCTATTTCAAGACCGAGATCAATGACGAGTTCCTCGACAGCGAACAGGGGCAGATGATGCTGCGCCGCATCGCAATGCGCCGCATCGGGAATATCGACGAACTGGCCGGCCCGCTGCTGCTGCTCGCCTCTGACGCTGGCAGCTTCATGACCGGCTCGACGCTTGTGGTCGATGGCGGGCATTTGCTGAACAGTCTTTAG
- a CDS encoding TonB-dependent receptor plug domain-containing protein, with amino-acid sequence MFLRLTLAGASALVLNASLAQAEEARILDPVEVTGLRAVEIDRVTSSVSVLTEEDLAVRLSPNPADQLRAVPGVAVSRSGSIGGLTQVRMRGAEANHTLVLFDGIEVSDPVNGETDFGLLTALPVGGIEVLRGAASSIHGSDAIGGVVSLSAARDAGLTASAEAGSFGTARGNLGWSGEQFGAAISGFTTDGVDSSGNGGEKDGSEALSGLLTGKFDIAPDWSLSLIGLARKSESDFDSDTDFDGLLNDTDNRTEADQWLAGASLTGSYGAIDHVIRASYNEVDRDNFSGGAKTDDAKGQRAKFAWSPRFTSGVHTLTGLLDYEREKYDRTDVQYAGATDASETFETVGLAAEYRLAAGAFDFSASARFDDNDGRFDDATTWRLGAGYAFDQVGGRVRASVGTGIKNPTFTEMFGFFPGSFVGNPDLKPEESTSWEIGWEQTVGAFSYSATYFDADLTNEIYTAFNPDFTSTALNRATDSERSGVELAARWQALANLAFSGQATFFDSQDNTGVDEIRIPEATASLAADWLVNPNGFRLGAALDYVGEQGDTDFGPFPARAVSLDAYTLASITAEYPITDRIAVTLRGENVFDETATDVYGYHAPGAGVFVGLKLR; translated from the coding sequence ATGTTCCTCAGACTCACTCTCGCAGGCGCGTCCGCGCTTGTCCTCAATGCGTCCCTCGCCCAGGCCGAAGAAGCCCGCATTCTGGACCCCGTCGAAGTCACCGGCCTGCGCGCGGTTGAGATCGACCGTGTTACCTCATCCGTCTCTGTGCTGACGGAAGAAGACCTTGCTGTTCGCCTTTCGCCAAACCCGGCAGACCAGCTGCGCGCCGTTCCCGGCGTTGCGGTGTCCCGCTCGGGCAGCATTGGCGGCCTCACCCAGGTGCGTATGCGCGGCGCTGAAGCCAACCACACGCTGGTCCTGTTCGACGGGATCGAAGTTTCTGATCCGGTGAACGGCGAAACCGATTTCGGCCTGCTGACGGCGCTGCCGGTTGGTGGCATCGAAGTGCTGCGCGGCGCAGCCTCCTCCATCCACGGCTCCGATGCCATCGGTGGGGTTGTTTCCCTCTCGGCGGCGCGTGATGCGGGCCTAACGGCCTCGGCAGAAGCCGGCAGTTTCGGCACCGCCCGCGGCAATCTCGGCTGGTCGGGCGAGCAGTTCGGCGCAGCCATCTCCGGCTTCACCACGGACGGCGTCGACAGCTCGGGCAATGGCGGCGAGAAAGACGGCTCCGAAGCCCTCTCCGGTCTCCTCACGGGCAAGTTCGACATCGCTCCGGACTGGTCGCTCTCGCTGATCGGTCTCGCCCGCAAATCTGAATCCGATTTCGATTCGGATACGGACTTTGACGGCTTGCTCAACGATACTGATAACCGCACCGAAGCCGACCAGTGGCTGGCGGGCGCCTCGCTCACCGGCAGCTATGGCGCGATCGATCACGTGATCCGCGCCAGCTACAATGAAGTTGACCGCGACAATTTCAGCGGCGGCGCAAAGACGGACGACGCTAAAGGCCAGCGCGCCAAGTTTGCCTGGTCCCCGCGTTTCACCAGCGGCGTTCACACGCTGACCGGCCTGCTGGACTATGAGCGTGAGAAGTATGATCGCACCGACGTGCAGTATGCGGGCGCAACCGATGCTTCGGAAACCTTCGAGACGGTGGGCCTTGCCGCGGAATACCGCCTTGCCGCCGGCGCGTTCGACTTCTCCGCTTCGGCACGTTTCGACGACAATGATGGCCGCTTTGATGACGCCACCACCTGGCGCCTCGGCGCGGGCTATGCGTTCGATCAGGTTGGCGGGCGCGTACGCGCGTCTGTCGGCACTGGCATCAAGAACCCGACCTTCACCGAAATGTTCGGCTTCTTCCCCGGCAGCTTCGTCGGCAATCCGGACCTGAAGCCGGAAGAGTCGACCAGCTGGGAAATCGGCTGGGAACAGACGGTCGGTGCGTTCAGCTATTCGGCGACGTATTTCGACGCGGACCTGACGAACGAGATCTACACCGCGTTCAATCCGGACTTCACCTCCACCGCGCTCAACCGGGCAACCGACAGCGAGCGTAGCGGTGTGGAACTGGCGGCCCGCTGGCAGGCGCTGGCAAATCTTGCCTTCTCCGGCCAGGCGACCTTCTTTGACTCGCAGGACAATACCGGCGTGGACGAGATCCGCATTCCGGAGGCTACCGCGTCTCTGGCGGCGGACTGGCTGGTCAATCCGAACGGCTTCCGCCTCGGCGCGGCGCTCGATTATGTCGGCGAGCAGGGCGACACCGACTTTGGCCCGTTCCCGGCCCGCGCGGTTTCGCTGGACGCCTACACGCTGGCCTCGATCACGGCGGAATATCCGATCACGGATCGTATCGCGGTGACCCTGCGCGGCGAGAATGTCTTTGATGAGACGGCAACCGATGTTTACGGTTACCACGCGCCGGGCGCCGGCGTGTTCGTGGGGCTGAAACTGCGTTGA
- a CDS encoding ABC transporter substrate-binding protein: MKLRLAAFCLMLGLAGSAGAETAGAAPARPTVVSLDYCADQFVLALADRAQILALSKDAEREFSYFRKKAAGIPKVRTAAEDVVALDPDIVIRSWGGDPRALQLYERFGIRSVQLGYAADIEGTDDVLRAVAAEMGQSARAEELLAARPGPSAPTGLRALYVTPGGVSAGKDTMIEEIMHRAGLENANTGTGWTSLPLEGLVLAPPSLMLAAFFGFDDDATDRWSVSRHPVMQRLMAGAQVIDMDEARVSCGGWFVADEAAHIAVELEAGR; this comes from the coding sequence TTGAAACTGAGGCTTGCCGCCTTTTGCCTGATGCTCGGGCTGGCCGGTTCTGCGGGTGCAGAGACGGCTGGCGCCGCGCCGGCACGGCCGACGGTCGTGTCGCTGGACTATTGCGCAGACCAGTTCGTTCTGGCGCTGGCAGACCGGGCGCAGATCCTTGCGCTCTCGAAGGATGCCGAGCGGGAGTTCAGCTATTTCAGGAAAAAGGCGGCGGGCATTCCCAAGGTCCGCACGGCGGCGGAAGATGTCGTCGCGCTGGACCCGGATATCGTGATCCGAAGCTGGGGCGGGGACCCGCGCGCTCTGCAGCTTTACGAACGCTTTGGCATTCGTTCGGTTCAGCTGGGCTACGCCGCAGATATTGAGGGTACGGATGATGTGCTTCGCGCCGTGGCGGCAGAGATGGGGCAGAGTGCGCGGGCGGAGGAACTCCTCGCGGCGCGTCCTGGCCCGTCTGCGCCAACCGGGCTTCGCGCGCTCTATGTGACGCCGGGCGGCGTCAGCGCCGGGAAAGATACGATGATCGAGGAGATCATGCATCGCGCGGGGCTGGAGAACGCCAACACCGGCACGGGCTGGACAAGCCTGCCGCTGGAGGGCCTGGTGCTTGCGCCGCCGTCGCTGATGCTGGCGGCATTTTTCGGATTTGATGATGACGCCACCGACCGCTGGTCGGTCTCGCGTCATCCGGTCATGCAGAGGCTGATGGCGGGCGCGCAGGTGATCGACATGGACGAAGCCCGCGTTTCCTGCGGTGGCTGGTTCGTGGCGGATGAAGCGGCTCATATCGCGGTAGAGCTGGAGGCGGGCCGATGA
- a CDS encoding FecCD family ABC transporter permease — MMRLTVLLALAVAILFALSALVGTAPLGLGDTLAALIGQGDERIRTIVWELRLPRAVAAFATGAALGLAGAALQGLLQNPLAEPGVLGVSAFSALGAVIAIFFGFAAVNSFAVPVAAILGAGVATLLLVFAAMRGAGSVTLLLIGIGLSSFAGALMSLALNMAPNPYSLADLVNWMMGSVANRSWADLLLGAPGWIIGAALVFLAGPGLRALSLGDETARTLGADPRRIRLLVIAGTSLLAGAGVATAGTIGFVGIVAPHVIRPFVKHDPQRLLIPSALLAGIILMAADIAVRVLPFQQELKLGVAAALVGGPVFIWIAARLGRASS, encoded by the coding sequence ATGATGCGCCTGACGGTCCTGCTCGCGCTGGCGGTTGCCATCCTGTTTGCGCTCTCCGCGCTCGTTGGCACGGCGCCGCTCGGTCTTGGCGATACGCTTGCCGCGCTCATCGGGCAGGGCGACGAGCGCATCCGCACCATCGTCTGGGAGCTGCGCCTGCCGCGCGCGGTCGCCGCCTTCGCGACGGGCGCTGCGCTCGGCCTCGCGGGCGCCGCCCTGCAGGGCCTGTTGCAAAACCCGCTGGCAGAGCCTGGCGTGCTGGGCGTTTCTGCCTTCTCGGCGCTCGGCGCAGTGATCGCCATCTTCTTTGGCTTTGCCGCCGTCAACAGCTTCGCCGTGCCGGTTGCGGCGATCCTTGGCGCAGGCGTGGCGACGCTGCTCCTCGTCTTCGCCGCCATGCGCGGGGCGGGCAGCGTCACGCTGTTGCTGATCGGCATTGGCCTGTCGAGCTTTGCCGGGGCCTTGATGTCCCTGGCGCTCAACATGGCGCCCAACCCCTACAGCCTCGCCGATCTCGTCAACTGGATGATGGGTTCTGTCGCCAACCGCTCCTGGGCCGACCTGCTGCTCGGCGCGCCGGGCTGGATCATCGGCGCAGCGCTGGTCTTCCTCGCCGGGCCGGGCCTGCGTGCCCTCAGCCTCGGGGACGAGACCGCCCGCACGCTGGGCGCCGATCCGCGCCGCATTCGCCTGCTGGTCATTGCGGGCACGTCGCTGCTCGCAGGGGCGGGTGTCGCGACCGCCGGGACGATCGGCTTTGTCGGCATCGTCGCGCCGCATGTCATCCGCCCCTTCGTGAAGCATGATCCGCAGCGGCTGCTCATCCCATCGGCGCTGCTGGCAGGCATCATCCTGATGGCGGCCGACATTGCCGTGCGGGTCTTGCCGTTCCAGCAGGAGCTCAAGCTGGGGGTCGCTGCCGCGCTTGTCGGCGGGCCGGTCTTCATCTGGATTGCCGCAAGATTGGGGAGGGCGTCCTCATGA
- a CDS encoding ABC transporter ATP-binding protein, whose translation MIAAERLKMTLNGREVIQDVSFWIRDGELAALVGPNGAGKSSVLKSLAGVAQGEGEVRIGDRSADTMSARERAERLAWLPQSRPVAWNLQVEDVVALGRFVGAPAPFDRMGAGDQAAVAEALEKADAAHLAGRAFQSLSGGEQARVHLARLLASPAPVLLLDEPCAALDVAHQLALMRTLVAEAGAGRTVLVVLHDLELALRFCPRILVMNEGQLIADGPGEVALSPEILASVFNVRRDAQGRMDLAYP comes from the coding sequence ATGATTGCCGCAGAACGCCTCAAAATGACACTGAACGGCCGCGAAGTGATACAGGACGTCTCCTTTTGGATACGCGATGGCGAGCTTGCGGCGCTGGTTGGCCCCAATGGCGCGGGCAAGAGTTCCGTCCTGAAATCCCTCGCCGGTGTCGCGCAAGGCGAGGGCGAAGTTCGCATTGGGGACCGCTCGGCTGACACGATGAGCGCGCGCGAGCGGGCGGAGCGTCTCGCCTGGCTGCCGCAGAGCCGTCCTGTGGCGTGGAACCTACAGGTTGAGGATGTTGTGGCGCTTGGCCGGTTTGTCGGCGCGCCAGCACCCTTCGACCGGATGGGCGCGGGCGACCAGGCCGCTGTGGCCGAAGCGCTGGAAAAGGCGGATGCGGCGCATCTGGCGGGGCGCGCCTTTCAGTCCCTCTCCGGGGGAGAGCAGGCGCGGGTGCACCTTGCGCGGCTGTTGGCCTCGCCGGCGCCTGTCCTCCTGCTGGACGAGCCCTGCGCCGCGCTGGATGTGGCGCACCAGCTGGCCCTGATGCGGACGCTGGTGGCAGAAGCGGGGGCCGGACGCACGGTGCTCGTGGTGCTGCACGACCTGGAACTGGCGTTGCGTTTCTGCCCGCGTATCCTCGTGATGAATGAAGGCCAACTGATCGCCGACGGGCCGGGAGAGGTAGCGCTCTCGCCGGAAATCCTTGCTTCGGTGTTCAATGTCCGGCGCGACGCGCAGGGAAGAATGGACCTCGCGTATCCCTGA
- the galU gene encoding UTP--glucose-1-phosphate uridylyltransferase GalU codes for MRVRKAVLPVAGLGTRVLPATKAIPKELLPVVDRPVIQYVVDEAIEAGIEHIVFVTGRSKGAIEDYFDHAYELESQLAAKKKTEILKQVEASRLPAGSSSFVRQQQPLGLGHAVWCARDVIGNEPFAVLLPDVIVKGQPSALKQMVDAYDKVGGNVIAVDPVPEERVSAYGVIAPVSRDGRLIKMSSMVEKPPRESAPSNLAITGRYILQPEIFGLLEKQGAGAGGEIQLTDSMAKLMEMQDFYAYEFAGSVHDCGNKTGYFDAVLAHALDNPDTAEFAKALVKKTAESL; via the coding sequence ATGCGCGTCAGAAAAGCTGTTCTACCCGTCGCCGGTCTCGGCACCCGTGTGCTGCCGGCCACCAAGGCCATCCCGAAGGAGCTGCTGCCGGTCGTTGATCGTCCGGTCATCCAGTATGTCGTCGATGAAGCCATCGAGGCGGGCATTGAGCACATCGTTTTTGTCACCGGCCGCAGCAAAGGCGCGATCGAGGATTATTTCGACCACGCCTACGAACTGGAATCCCAGCTCGCTGCCAAGAAGAAAACCGAAATCCTGAAACAGGTGGAGGCTTCGCGCCTTCCGGCAGGATCGTCCAGCTTTGTGCGCCAGCAGCAACCGTTGGGCCTCGGCCATGCGGTCTGGTGCGCGCGCGATGTGATCGGCAATGAGCCGTTTGCCGTTCTGCTGCCGGACGTAATCGTCAAAGGCCAGCCTTCCGCCCTGAAGCAGATGGTGGACGCATATGACAAGGTGGGCGGCAACGTCATCGCCGTTGACCCCGTGCCGGAAGAGCGCGTTTCCGCTTACGGCGTGATTGCGCCGGTTTCGCGCGATGGCCGCCTGATCAAGATGTCCAGCATGGTCGAGAAGCCGCCGCGCGAGAGCGCGCCGTCGAACCTCGCCATTACGGGCCGCTACATTCTGCAGCCGGAAATCTTCGGCCTGCTCGAAAAGCAGGGCGCAGGCGCGGGCGGCGAAATCCAGCTGACCGACTCGATGGCCAAGCTGATGGAAATGCAGGACTTCTACGCCTACGAGTTTGCCGGATCGGTGCACGACTGCGGTAACAAGACGGGCTATTTCGATGCCGTGCTGGCCCATGCCCTGGATAATCCGGACACGGCAGAGTTTGCCAAGGCCCTCGTCAAGAAGACTGCTGAAAGCCTCTAA
- a CDS encoding serine hydrolase domain-containing protein, which translates to MSGTHKWLKRLGVLGGALMVLLGAGWWLIGPDWRAILANPPAGRDVLFWSDAQRSAAFRMMDRLPFIIESRAIPRGEHVHALPDGAPLDLSSEIDLDAYLLSQNAAGLVILQDGKIRVERYGNGFTPEGRWTSFSVAKSLTSTLVGTAIADGYIDSLDDPVAQYIPDLVGSPYDDVTVAQLLTMTSGVGWNEDYEDPASDVALFDKQAAEPGKSGIVTYMRTLGRAHPPGEVWNYSTGETNLIGVLVSEATGKEVSAYLSEKIWAPYGMEQDATWLLGQDGHEISGCCIQATTRDYARFGQFILDGALIDGSPILPADWLPSATLKQADIGEAGYGYGFQWWTWDDGSYMADGIFGQGIFIDPARNLIIASNANWTSATGTKDGEWRARDAFYRAVQRAVDAEGN; encoded by the coding sequence ATGAGCGGCACACACAAATGGTTGAAGCGGTTAGGCGTCCTGGGTGGAGCCCTCATGGTTCTCCTCGGCGCCGGCTGGTGGCTGATAGGGCCGGATTGGCGCGCAATCCTCGCAAATCCGCCTGCTGGGCGCGATGTTCTCTTCTGGTCGGATGCCCAGCGCAGCGCCGCTTTCCGGATGATGGACCGCCTGCCCTTCATCATAGAATCCCGCGCCATCCCCCGCGGCGAACACGTTCATGCCCTCCCCGACGGCGCCCCGCTGGACCTCTCCAGCGAGATTGACCTGGACGCATACCTCCTATCCCAGAACGCCGCCGGCCTCGTTATCCTCCAGGATGGCAAGATCCGGGTAGAGCGTTATGGCAACGGCTTCACGCCTGAGGGCCGCTGGACCAGCTTCTCCGTCGCCAAATCGCTGACCTCCACCCTCGTCGGCACCGCCATCGCGGATGGTTACATCGACAGCCTCGACGACCCCGTGGCGCAATACATCCCGGACCTCGTCGGCTCGCCTTATGATGACGTCACCGTCGCCCAGCTCCTGACGATGACCTCCGGCGTCGGCTGGAATGAGGACTATGAAGATCCCGCCTCCGATGTCGCCCTGTTCGACAAGCAGGCCGCCGAGCCCGGCAAGAGCGGCATCGTCACCTATATGCGCACGCTTGGCCGTGCCCATCCGCCCGGCGAAGTCTGGAACTATTCCACAGGCGAGACGAACCTGATCGGCGTCCTCGTCTCCGAGGCAACCGGCAAGGAAGTCTCCGCCTACCTCTCCGAAAAGATCTGGGCGCCCTATGGCATGGAGCAGGACGCGACCTGGCTGCTCGGCCAGGATGGTCATGAGATTTCCGGCTGCTGCATCCAGGCCACCACGCGCGACTATGCCCGCTTCGGCCAGTTCATCCTCGATGGCGCCCTCATCGATGGCAGCCCCATCCTGCCGGCAGACTGGCTCCCCAGCGCCACCCTGAAACAGGCAGATATCGGCGAAGCCGGCTATGGCTACGGCTTTCAGTGGTGGACATGGGACGACGGCAGCTACATGGCCGATGGCATCTTCGGTCAGGGCATCTTCATCGATCCCGCCCGCAATCTCATCATCGCCTCAAACGCCAACTGGACCAGTGCCACAGGCACGAAGGACGGCGAATGGCGCGCCCGCGACGCCTTCTACCGCGCCGTCCAGCGCGCTGTGGACGCGGAAGGCAACTAG
- a CDS encoding acetyl-CoA carboxylase biotin carboxylase subunit, which translates to MFKKILIANRGEIAVRVIKTCRRLGVKTVVVYSDADAGSMAVEMADEAVYIGGSPAAQSYLVADKIIDAVKQTGAEAIHPGFGFLSENAGFAKRLEKEGIGWIGPNAHAIDAMGDKISSKKLAAEAGVSTVPGHMDLIKDTKHAVEISREIGYPVMIKASAGGGGKGIRVAANDKEVEEGFPAVKAEATASFGDDRIFIEKFILEPRHIEIQVLGDKHGNCIFLNERECSIQRRNQKVIEEAPSPLLDPETRKKMGEQAVALAKAVNYDSAGTVEFVASGADKGFYFLEMNTRLQVEHPVTEMITGVDLVEQMLRVAYGEKLKLKQSDIKINGWAVESRVYAEDPYRNFLPSIGRLKRFHPPAEGKVARGEVRLDSGVREGDEISMFYDPMIAKLITHGKDRDAALDAHGEALDRFHIEGIQDNIPFIAAVVDEKRFRSGNITTAYIKDEFPNGFEGTEPTKEQEAQLICSAAYVHAFFSRRAAQVSGKMSDAAAAARKDWIVILGDKHHPVTIDIGADGDAQINIDGGKAHSLVTGWHPGQHLVEGVLDGKPFAVKFADRTEGYLFRHRGVALRALVCTPFVADLHARLPEKPKADTSKLVISPMPGLVVSMDVEVGQEVQEGEAVCIVEAMKMQNIIRASATGTVKAINVKAGDSVAADEIMVEFA; encoded by the coding sequence ATGTTCAAGAAGATCCTGATCGCCAACCGTGGTGAAATCGCCGTCCGCGTCATCAAGACCTGCCGCCGCCTGGGCGTCAAAACGGTCGTGGTTTACTCTGATGCAGATGCTGGCTCGATGGCGGTCGAGATGGCCGATGAAGCGGTCTATATCGGCGGATCGCCGGCAGCGCAGTCCTACCTCGTGGCGGACAAGATCATCGATGCGGTGAAGCAGACGGGCGCTGAAGCGATCCACCCCGGCTTTGGCTTCCTTTCCGAGAATGCCGGCTTTGCCAAACGTCTTGAGAAAGAGGGCATCGGCTGGATCGGCCCGAACGCGCACGCGATTGACGCGATGGGTGACAAGATCTCGTCCAAGAAGCTGGCCGCTGAAGCGGGCGTTTCGACCGTGCCGGGGCATATGGACCTGATCAAGGACACCAAGCACGCCGTCGAGATCAGCCGCGAGATCGGCTATCCGGTGATGATCAAGGCGTCTGCCGGCGGCGGCGGCAAGGGCATCCGCGTGGCGGCCAATGACAAGGAAGTCGAAGAAGGCTTCCCCGCGGTGAAAGCCGAGGCGACCGCCTCTTTCGGCGACGACCGTATCTTCATCGAGAAGTTCATCCTCGAGCCGCGCCACATTGAAATCCAGGTGCTGGGCGACAAGCATGGCAACTGCATCTTCCTCAACGAGCGCGAATGCTCCATCCAGCGCCGGAACCAGAAAGTGATCGAGGAAGCGCCTTCGCCGCTGCTCGACCCGGAAACGCGCAAGAAGATGGGCGAACAGGCCGTCGCGCTTGCCAAGGCTGTGAATTATGACAGCGCCGGCACGGTGGAATTCGTGGCTTCGGGCGCGGATAAGGGCTTCTATTTCCTTGAAATGAATACCCGCCTGCAGGTGGAGCATCCGGTGACCGAGATGATCACCGGCGTGGACCTCGTCGAGCAGATGCTGCGCGTGGCCTATGGCGAGAAGCTGAAGCTCAAACAGTCCGACATCAAGATCAACGGCTGGGCCGTGGAAAGCCGCGTGTATGCGGAAGATCCGTACCGGAACTTCCTCCCCTCCATCGGTCGCCTGAAGCGTTTCCATCCGCCAGCGGAAGGGAAAGTTGCGCGCGGCGAAGTGCGCCTCGATTCCGGCGTGCGCGAGGGCGACGAAATCTCGATGTTCTATGACCCGATGATCGCCAAGCTGATCACGCACGGCAAGGACCGCGACGCGGCCCTGGACGCGCATGGCGAGGCGCTGGACCGTTTCCACATCGAAGGCATTCAGGACAACATCCCGTTCATTGCGGCTGTGGTTGACGAGAAGCGCTTTCGCTCCGGCAATATCACCACCGCCTACATCAAGGATGAGTTCCCGAACGGCTTTGAAGGCACCGAGCCGACCAAGGAGCAGGAGGCCCAGCTGATCTGTTCGGCAGCGTATGTACACGCCTTCTTCTCGCGCCGCGCGGCGCAGGTTTCGGGCAAGATGTCTGACGCGGCGGCGGCAGCCCGCAAGGACTGGATCGTCATTCTCGGCGACAAGCATCATCCGGTCACGATCGATATCGGCGCCGATGGCGATGCGCAGATCAACATCGACGGCGGCAAGGCGCACAGCCTCGTAACCGGTTGGCATCCAGGCCAGCACCTCGTGGAAGGCGTGCTCGACGGCAAGCCGTTCGCTGTGAAATTTGCGGACCGCACCGAGGGCTATCTGTTCCGTCATCGCGGCGTTGCGTTGCGCGCGCTCGTCTGTACGCCCTTCGTAGCCGACCTGCATGCCCGCCTGCCGGAGAAGCCGAAAGCGGACACGTCCAAACTCGTCATCTCGCCGATGCCGGGCCTGGTCGTTTCGATGGATGTCGAGGTTGGTCAGGAAGTGCAGGAAGGGGAAGCTGTCTGCATCGTGGAAGCGATGAAGATGCAGAACATCATCCGCGCGAGTGCAACCGGAACTGTCAAGGCGATCAACGTCAAGGCAGGCGATAGCGTGGCGGCTGACGAAATCATGGTGGAGTTCGCGTAA
- a CDS encoding DUF805 domain-containing protein — translation MELFLSPNGRIDQPTYWRGVLVLFGISAALSLISAFVSPFLGFLGIIMIWPWIAVHVKRFHDSGKTGWLTVAMVVLAIIVSFVVSMVLMPVFGVDTVALQMEMQREMEQAGASGDPAAAMSVAMEASKKAAQAQLLPSILSTLVVTGAVGFVMGLINKTDPNDNQYGPGPSGAESAFV, via the coding sequence ATGGAACTTTTTCTGAGCCCGAACGGGCGAATTGATCAACCGACCTACTGGCGCGGTGTGTTGGTCCTATTCGGTATCAGCGCGGCCCTTTCCCTGATCAGCGCATTCGTGTCGCCGTTTCTGGGCTTTCTCGGGATCATCATGATTTGGCCGTGGATTGCCGTGCATGTGAAGCGGTTCCATGATTCCGGCAAAACCGGCTGGCTGACGGTGGCGATGGTCGTTCTGGCCATCATCGTGTCGTTTGTCGTGAGCATGGTGCTGATGCCAGTTTTCGGCGTGGACACGGTTGCCTTGCAGATGGAAATGCAGCGTGAGATGGAGCAGGCGGGTGCCAGCGGCGATCCGGCGGCGGCGATGAGCGTCGCTATGGAAGCCTCCAAGAAAGCCGCACAGGCGCAGCTGCTGCCCAGTATCTTGTCGACACTGGTTGTGACGGGGGCCGTCGGCTTCGTGATGGGGCTGATCAACAAGACCGACCCGAATGACAATCAGTATGGCCCCGGTCCATCGGGCGCCGAATCTGCCTTCGTTTAG
- a CDS encoding DUF805 domain-containing protein, giving the protein MFFARYTDFQGRSRRSEYWWVYLFNFLVAAALLTLAFVLGGINMETGEPGALYFVFVGILFLYYLAILIPGIALMVRRLHDVNLSGWIILGALVPILNILVGLGLFIVCLIPGTAGPNKYGPDPKNPGAGSADIFA; this is encoded by the coding sequence ATGTTCTTTGCGCGCTACACCGATTTTCAGGGCCGCTCGCGGCGTTCTGAATATTGGTGGGTGTATCTGTTCAACTTCCTTGTTGCTGCTGCCTTGTTGACGTTGGCCTTTGTGCTGGGGGGCATCAACATGGAAACCGGAGAGCCCGGAGCGCTTTACTTCGTGTTTGTCGGGATCCTGTTCCTTTACTATCTGGCGATCCTTATTCCAGGGATCGCCCTGATGGTGCGGCGGCTGCATGATGTGAACCTGTCGGGATGGATCATCCTCGGCGCGCTCGTGCCGATCCTCAACATCCTTGTCGGGCTGGGCTTGTTCATCGTCTGCCTCATTCCCGGCACGGCGGGTCCCAATAAATACGGTCCCGATCCGAAGAATCCGGGTGCTGGCAGCGCGGATATTTTCGCCTGA